The window AGATCGCGGGCAAGGCGGCGCGCCCGGTGCGGCGCGAGCGCGTCCCCGGGGCCACCTACTGCGAGCCCCAGATCGGCAGCGTGGGCCTGACCGAGGCGCAGGCGCGGGAGAGCGGCCGCAAGATCAGCGTGGGCAAGTTCCCCTTCTCCGCCAACTCCAAGGCCTCCATCCTGGGAGCGCACGAAGGCTTCATCAAGATCGTCTCCGATGCGCAGTACGGGGAGATCCTGGGAGTGCACATCATCGGGCCCTCGGCCACCGAACTGATCGCCGAGGCCGTGGCCGCCATGGACCTGGAGGCCACCGCCGACGACCTGATGTTCACCATTCACGCGCACCCCACGCTCTCCGAGGCCATGCTGGACGCGGTGAGCAGCGTGTACGGGCTGGCCATCAACGTGTAGGAACCGCCGCGGATTCACGCAGATGAACGCGAATGAGAACGGGGTATCATTGGAACCATGAGATTCACGGTTGAGATCGAGCAAGAGACCGATGGACGCTGGATCGCCGAAGTCCGCGAGTTGCCGGGTACCCTGTGCTACGCGCAAACGCGTGACGACGCTGTGGCCAAGGTGCAGGCGCTCGCCCTGCGGGTCATCGCCGATCGTCTGGAGCACCGTGAATCCGCGCCCGAACTCGTGAGCGTGGTGTTCAGCGCGGCATGAGCCAGTGGCCGAGCACGAAGGCCTCACGCGTGCTCGCGGCTCTGATAAGGATTGGCTGGACAGTAAAGCGCCAGACCGGGTCGCACCGCGTACTCTCCCGCTCAGGATGGCCGGATGTCGTCTTCGCCTTCCACGATCAGGACGAGGTAGGCCCACGAATGCTGGCCCGCATCGCCAAGCACACCGGCTTGAAGCCGCAAGACCTGTGATCAACGTCGTCCAACTCGGGCAGGTGGAGTACAGCGTGGCGCTGGACTTGCAGCGCTCGCTGGTCGCCCTGCGCAAAGAGGGCAAGATCGCGGACACGCTGCTGCTGCTCGAGCATCCCCCGGTCATCACCCTGGGACGCAATGCCGACCGCGGCAACGTGCTGGCGTCCGAAGAGGCGCTGCGGCAGCGGGGCGTGGCCCTGTTCGAGTGCGACCGCGGCGGCGACGTCACCTACCACGGCCCCGGGCAACTGGTCGGCTATCCCATCTTCGACCTGCGCGGCTTCGAGCCGCGGCTGGGCGCGGTGGCGTTCGTGCGCCGGGTGGAAGAGGCGCTGATCCGCACCTGCGCCGACTTCGGGATCGAGGCCGAGCGCGTGGCCGGGCGCACCGGGGTATGGACGCGCGGCGGCAAGATCGCCGCCATCGGCGTGCATATCTCCCGCGGCGTGACCTCGCACGGCTTTGCCCTGAACGTGAGCACCGGCCTGGACGCCTTCCAGCTCATCGTGCCTTGCGGCATCTCCGATAAGCCCGTGACTTCGATGGCCAAGGAATCGGCCCGGGCGCCGGCGCTCGACGAAGTGGCGCAGTCGGTGGCGCGCAACTTCGGGCGCGTCTTCTCGAGCCAGGTGCTTTGGGTCGAGACCCTGGATGCGCTGCTGGGGCGGACGGTGGGGGTCCCCATGAAGCTGCCGGCGGAGCTGAGGCAAATGCAGGGCGAGGATGAGAACTTCCGCGCCTGAGGCGCCCCCACCCAAGAGTTAACTTTAGCTAACCGCAAGGCTTGACAAGGGCATGCTAACTTTGCTTAACTTTTGAACGCGATGGCCGCCGGGAACGCTTTTTCGGGGAGCAAGCTGCGCCAGTTGCGGGAGAGCCGCGGCTGGACCATGCGCGACCTGGCCGAAAAGCTCCAAGTCACCTCCGCCACCGTCACCTACTGGGAGAGCGGCAGCAAGGTGCCCCGCCCGGCCCGCATCAAGACCCTGGCCTCGATTTTCCGCGTACCGCGCGAGGCGTTCTTTGCGGCGACTCCCGCGACCGCCGCGCCCACTGCTCGAGAAGCGGGGCGGGCGACACGCCCTCCTCGCACCGATCTTCCCTTCTCCGGCGGTGCGGTCCGCTACAACCCCCGCGGCATCCCCGACTGGCGCCTGGAAAAGTTCGACGCTCAGGTGGTGGAGGTGGCGGAAGGCGGCGAGGTCCACTACGAGGTGCGCGGCGACCTGAGCGCACCCGCTCCGCCCATCCGCGAATCGCGCTACCTCAAGAAAGAGCAGTGCCTCGAGATCTACCGCTGGATGCTGCTCAACCGCAAGATGGAGGCGGCGCTCGAGAACCTCTACAAGCAGAGCCTGGTGGTGGGCGGGGTGTACTTCGGGCTGGGGCAGGAGGGCTGCTCCTGCGCCTCCGCCTATGCGCTCAGGAAGGAAGACTGGCTGGCGCCCATGATCCGCAACCAGGGCGCCATGCTGGTGAAGGGCTTCCCGGCACGCGACATCATGATGCAGTACATGGCCAAGGCGGGCTCGCCGACCAAAGGCCGCGACGCGTCTTCTCATTTTGGCGACATCCAGGAGCGCAACGTGTGCGCCCCCATCTCCATGCTGGGCGACCTGATCCCGGTGATGGCGGGAGTGGCGCTGGGCGCGCGCTACCAGGGGCGGCAGATCGCCGCCATGACCTACATCGGCGACGGCGGGCAATCCACGGGCGTGACCTACGAGGGCCTGAACTTCGCCGCCGTGCAGAAGCTGGGCCTGGTGCTGATCGTGGAGAACAACTTGTGGGGCTACTCCACGCCCGGGGAGCGGCAGTTCGCCATCAAGGACCTGGCCGACCGCGCCCTGGCCTACGGCATCCCCGGGGTGATCGTGGACGGCACCGACCCCTGCCAGGTCTATGACGTGGCGCACGAGGCCTGCGAGCGCGCCCGCCGCGGCGAAGGGCCCACGCTGATCGAGGCCAAGATGATGCGCATGAAGGGCCACGCCATCCACGATGCCGCGCAGTACGTGCCCCGGCCGCTCTTCGAGTACTGGCAGAAGCGCGACCCCATCGCGCGCTTCGAGAAGTTCCTGCTGGAGAAGAAGTGGCTGACGGCGCAGGAGAACCAGGCGCTCGTCGCCACCGTGGACCAGCAGATTGACGCGGACCGCGAGTTCGCGGTGAATTCGCCTATGCCCCGGCCGGAGACGGCTGCGGGCGGCGTGTTTTGCGAGGGCTGCCACGAGATCCGGCCCAAGTACGCAGTGCCCAAGTTCAGGAGGCAGGGGGCGGGAGGCAGGCCGCAGGAGACAGAAGCGGCGGTGCACTTGAAGTAATGAACAAGCTCATACACATCTGGCTCTCGCTGCTTGCGCTAGCTCTCTTCAGCCCCTGGGCTTTGTCTCAAACCCCCGACTACGACTTGACAAAGAAGGAAAAGACCTGGGGCACGGCGATGTGGTGTCCGTCCAAGGTGCCCGAGGAGCAGCGATCCACTAAGACCGAGGAACTGGAGGTGGAGATACTCGGCAGCGACCGGCAGGAGTATGTTTTGGGTGACGAGATGCTCCTTGACGTAGAGTTGAAGAACTCCGGTGAGCAGCCAATCACGATTCCCATCGAAACGGATCGCGTCGGCCTCCTTAAGAAGCATCCGGCTCTAAAGACGTATGTCGCCTTGTGTATCCATGTTGACTACGAGCCGGATAGGAGCTGTTCGCGCATGCTTTTCGGGGCCGTCGAGGAACCAACCTCCTTGAAAACCCTCGAACCTGGTGAGTCGATCACCTTTCGGGACAAGAACAAAGTGGTGCTGCTGGAGCCCGAGAAGCTTGCAAGTGCGAACTCCCGGGACAAGTTGATTACCAGCTTGCATGTGGCGGTTTCCGTGTTTCTCATCCAAGTGGGGAAAGACAGCGTCGAACACCCATACAACGATTGCATCCTGCCTGGGGAGCAAGTTGCGGAAGGGCACGGCTTCACGACTCTCACAATCGTCCAGAAGACTGAGAAGGGGGGAACGGTAGTAGATCATGCCGCCCATCACCTATCTCGAAGCCATCCGCCAGGGGATCTGGGGGGATGAAGCGCAAAGCGCGAACCGGCTCAGCGGTAGACTTCGCGGCGATGGCCGACGCGGACCACCAGCACTACCAGTCGCTCATGTTGAACATCGTAGACCACACGATAGTCGCCGACCCGGATGCGCCAGTACCGTTCGGGCCCCTTCAGCTTCTTGGCACCAGGCGGATATGGGGCGTCGGCCAGGGCTCCGATGGCGGTCCAAATGCGTTCCTGCAGGGGTCGGGGCAGGCTCTCCAGGGAACGCAAGGCGGCTGGGCGGAATGCGATGGAGTAGCGCATGGCCGGGCTCTGCCGTCACAGCTTCAGGCGCTTCTTGACCTCTTCCCAGGGAATACTTCGGCCCTTCTCGCGCCTGGCCTTCCTCGCTTCGCGAATGTCGATCTCCTCTTCGATCTCCTCCAGCAGCTTGAGGTCGTCAATGGGGATGACCGCCGCCACCGGCTTCTTGCGGCGGTGGATGAGCACCGTGTGTTTGCCGTACGCGACCTGGTTGATGATCTCCGCGAACTGGTCGCGGGCCTTGCTGGCGCTTACGCGCTTGGCCATGCTGCCTCCTGTACAAATCGTACGAATTGTACAATTCGGAGTATAGCATAGATGCCCCCCATCACCTATCTCGAAGCCATCCGCCAGGGGATCTGGGAGGAGATGGAGCGCGACCCCACGGTCTTCTGCATCGGCGAGGACATTGGCATCTACGGCGGCGCCTTCAAGGTGACCGACGGCTTCGTGCATCACTTCGGCCCGGAGCGCGTGATCGATACCCCCATCGCCGAAAGCGCCATCGTGGGCGCGGCCTTCGGGGCAGCGCTCACCGGCCTGCGCCCGGTGGCCGAGTTCCAGTTCATCGACTTCATCGGCTGTGCCTTCAACCAGATCACCAACATGGTGGCCAAGGCGCACTACCGCTGGGGCGCACCCGTGCCGCTGGTGCTGCGCGGGCCCTGCGGCGGCGGCGTCCATGGCGGGCCCTTCCACTCCCAGAACCCGGAGATGTACTTCGCGCACACCCCGGGCATCAAGGTGGTGGCGCCGGGCACCGCCTACGACGCCAAGGGGCTGATCAAGGCGGCCATCCGCGACAATAATCCCGTACTTTTTCTGGAGCACAAGTTCCTCTACCGGCGGATCAAGGAAGAGTTGCCGGCGGAGGACTACGCGGTGCCGCTGGGCAAGGCGCGGGTGGCGCGCGCGGGGCGGGACGTCAGCGTGATCACCTACGGCGCCATGCTGCTGCTGGCTTTGGAGGCCGCGGATGCGCTGGCCAAGGAAGGCGTCGAGCTGGAGGTGCTGGACCTGCGTACGCTCTCGCCGCTCGACCGCGAGGCCATCGCGCAGACGGTGAAGAAGACCAACCGGGCGATGGTGCTGCACGAGGACACGCGCACCGGGGGCATCGCCGGCGAGGTCACGGCGGTGATCCACGAGGGGGCCTTCGACGACCTGGACGCCCCGGTGCTGCGCATCACCTCGCTCGACACGCCGGTTCCCTTCTCCCCGCCGCTGGAGGA is drawn from Terriglobales bacterium and contains these coding sequences:
- a CDS encoding thiamine pyrophosphate-dependent enzyme, translated to MAAGNAFSGSKLRQLRESRGWTMRDLAEKLQVTSATVTYWESGSKVPRPARIKTLASIFRVPREAFFAATPATAAPTAREAGRATRPPRTDLPFSGGAVRYNPRGIPDWRLEKFDAQVVEVAEGGEVHYEVRGDLSAPAPPIRESRYLKKEQCLEIYRWMLLNRKMEAALENLYKQSLVVGGVYFGLGQEGCSCASAYALRKEDWLAPMIRNQGAMLVKGFPARDIMMQYMAKAGSPTKGRDASSHFGDIQERNVCAPISMLGDLIPVMAGVALGARYQGRQIAAMTYIGDGGQSTGVTYEGLNFAAVQKLGLVLIVENNLWGYSTPGERQFAIKDLADRALAYGIPGVIVDGTDPCQVYDVAHEACERARRGEGPTLIEAKMMRMKGHAIHDAAQYVPRPLFEYWQKRDPIARFEKFLLEKKWLTAQENQALVATVDQQIDADREFAVNSPMPRPETAAGGVFCEGCHEIRPKYAVPKFRRQGAGGRPQETEAAVHLK
- a CDS encoding dihydrolipoyl dehydrogenase (E3 component of alpha keto acid dehydrogenase complexes LpdC; forms a homodimer; binds one molecule of FAD monomer; catalyzes NAD+-dependent oxidation of dihydrolipoyl cofactors that are covalently linked to the E2 component) — encoded protein: IAGKAARPVRRERVPGATYCEPQIGSVGLTEAQARESGRKISVGKFPFSANSKASILGAHEGFIKIVSDAQYGEILGVHIIGPSATELIAEAVAAMDLEATADDLMFTIHAHPTLSEAMLDAVSSVYGLAINV
- the lipB gene encoding lipoyl(octanoyl) transferase LipB; protein product: MINVVQLGQVEYSVALDLQRSLVALRKEGKIADTLLLLEHPPVITLGRNADRGNVLASEEALRQRGVALFECDRGGDVTYHGPGQLVGYPIFDLRGFEPRLGAVAFVRRVEEALIRTCADFGIEAERVAGRTGVWTRGGKIAAIGVHISRGVTSHGFALNVSTGLDAFQLIVPCGISDKPVTSMAKESARAPALDEVAQSVARNFGRVFSSQVLWVETLDALLGRTVGVPMKLPAELRQMQGEDENFRA
- a CDS encoding type II toxin-antitoxin system HicA family toxin, translated to MSQWPSTKASRVLAALIRIGWTVKRQTGSHRVLSRSGWPDVVFAFHDQDEVGPRMLARIAKHTGLKPQDL
- a CDS encoding type II toxin-antitoxin system RelE/ParE family toxin, with the translated sequence MRYSIAFRPAALRSLESLPRPLQERIWTAIGALADAPYPPGAKKLKGPERYWRIRVGDYRVVYDVQHERLVVLVVRVGHRREVYR
- a CDS encoding alpha-ketoacid dehydrogenase subunit beta, which produces MPPITYLEAIRQGIWEEMERDPTVFCIGEDIGIYGGAFKVTDGFVHHFGPERVIDTPIAESAIVGAAFGAALTGLRPVAEFQFIDFIGCAFNQITNMVAKAHYRWGAPVPLVLRGPCGGGVHGGPFHSQNPEMYFAHTPGIKVVAPGTAYDAKGLIKAAIRDNNPVLFLEHKFLYRRIKEELPAEDYAVPLGKARVARAGRDVSVITYGAMLLLALEAADALAKEGVELEVLDLRTLSPLDREAIAQTVKKTNRAMVLHEDTRTGGIAGEVTAVIHEGAFDDLDAPVLRITSLDTPVPFSPPLEEFFLPKVADVVEKARWLMRY
- a CDS encoding type II toxin-antitoxin system Phd/YefM family antitoxin, whose product is MAKRVSASKARDQFAEIINQVAYGKHTVLIHRRKKPVAAVIPIDDLKLLEEIEEEIDIREARKARREKGRSIPWEEVKKRLKL
- a CDS encoding type II toxin-antitoxin system HicB family antitoxin produces the protein MRFTVEIEQETDGRWIAEVRELPGTLCYAQTRDDAVAKVQALALRVIADRLEHRESAPELVSVVFSAA